In a single window of the Rhineura floridana isolate rRhiFlo1 chromosome 3, rRhiFlo1.hap2, whole genome shotgun sequence genome:
- the LOC133381257 gene encoding zinc finger protein 239-like isoform X2 yields the protein MYTHTYLSILHPGKEEELSEFENTSQSAKTLKDHLAFQLLVLFMDGAAIFFEAEGAPSDNVQRLLGQGVKQEDYQESLVGGLWERENEGEANTNIQDEPMRQQGRKVAVRDKRRNKSIASKGEDTHEIPVQQNVQEDERRNKCHVCGKIFCSKSRLKVHQRIHTEKRPYKCFECGKSFRQSGHLSQHQRMHTGEKRYKCLECGKSFSQSTYFILHKITHTGEKPFTCLECGKSFSHSRRLTIHRTIHTGERPYKCKECGQSFSQSTHLTSHQRIHTGEKPYKCQECGKCFNQSTHLTLHRRIHTGEKPYQCLECGKSFSQRPHLTLHQRIHTEEKMYKCSECGKSFHRSDHLTSHQRVHTGEKPYQCPQCGKRFSRSAILTKHQISHKVGETPT from the exons ATGTACACTCACACatacctctctatcctccatccaggcaaggaagaggaatTATCAGAGTTCGAGAACACCTCCCAGTCTGCCAAAACCCTCAAG GATCATTTAGCGTTCCAGCTGTTGGTGCTGTTCATGGACGGGGCTGCTATCTTCTTTGAGGCAGAGGGAGCTCCGTCAGACAATGTGCAGAGGCTCCTGGGCCAGGGAGTCAAACAGGAGGATTACCAGGAGTCACTGG TAGGAGGATTGTGGGAAAGGGAGAATGAAGGGGAAGCAAACACCAATATTCAAGATGAACCAATGAGGCAGCAGGGAAGAAAAGTGGCAGTCAGAGATAAACGGAGGAATAAATCCATTGCCAGCAAAGGTGAGGACACCCATGAAATCCCAGTCCAACAAAACGTGCAGGAGGATGAGAGAAGGAACAAGTGCCACGTGTGTGGGAAAATATTTTGTTCTAAATCACGCCTTAAAGTAcatcagagaattcacacagAGAAGAGGCCAtataaatgttttgaatgtggaaagagttttagaCAGAGTGGACACCTTTCTCAGCATCAGAGAATGCACACCGGTGAGAAAcgatataaatgcttggaatgtgggaagagcttcagtcagagtacaTATTTTATTCTGCATAAAAtaacccacacaggtgagaaaccttttacatgtttggagtgtggcaagagcttcagtcacagcagGAGGCTTACTATACATCGCACAATCCATACAGGGGAAAGGCCTTATAAATGTAAGGAGTGcggacagagcttcagtcagagcacacaccttacttcacatcaaaggatccacacaggggagaaaccatataaatgtcaggagtgtgggaaatgtttcaATCAGAGCACACATCTTACTTTGCATcgaagaatccacacaggggagaaaccttatcagtgtttggagtgtggaaaatccTTCAGTCAGAGACCACATCTTACtctgcatcaaagaattcacacagaggAGAAAATGTATAAATGTTcagagtgcggaaagagcttccacCGAAGTGACCATCTGACTTCACATCAAAGAGTAcacaccggggagaaaccttATCAGTGCCCACAGTGTGGAAAGCGCTTTAGTCGAAGTGCAatccttactaaacatcaaatcTCCCACAAAGTTGGAGAAACTCCCACTTGA
- the LOC133381257 gene encoding zinc finger protein 239-like isoform X3 → MDGAAIFFEAEGAPSDNVQRLLGQGVKQEDYQESLVGGLWERENEGEANTNIQDEPMRQQGRKVAVRDKRRNKSIASKGEDTHEIPVQQNVQEDERRNKCHVCGKIFCSKSRLKVHQRIHTEKRPYKCFECGKSFRQSGHLSQHQRMHTGEKRYKCLECGKSFSQSTYFILHKITHTGEKPFTCLECGKSFSHSRRLTIHRTIHTGERPYKCKECGQSFSQSTHLTSHQRIHTGEKPYKCQECGKCFNQSTHLTLHRRIHTGEKPYQCLECGKSFSQRPHLTLHQRIHTEEKMYKCSECGKSFHRSDHLTSHQRVHTGEKPYQCPQCGKRFSRSAILTKHQISHKVGETPT, encoded by the exons ATGGACGGGGCTGCTATCTTCTTTGAGGCAGAGGGAGCTCCGTCAGACAATGTGCAGAGGCTCCTGGGCCAGGGAGTCAAACAGGAGGATTACCAGGAGTCACTGG TAGGAGGATTGTGGGAAAGGGAGAATGAAGGGGAAGCAAACACCAATATTCAAGATGAACCAATGAGGCAGCAGGGAAGAAAAGTGGCAGTCAGAGATAAACGGAGGAATAAATCCATTGCCAGCAAAGGTGAGGACACCCATGAAATCCCAGTCCAACAAAACGTGCAGGAGGATGAGAGAAGGAACAAGTGCCACGTGTGTGGGAAAATATTTTGTTCTAAATCACGCCTTAAAGTAcatcagagaattcacacagAGAAGAGGCCAtataaatgttttgaatgtggaaagagttttagaCAGAGTGGACACCTTTCTCAGCATCAGAGAATGCACACCGGTGAGAAAcgatataaatgcttggaatgtgggaagagcttcagtcagagtacaTATTTTATTCTGCATAAAAtaacccacacaggtgagaaaccttttacatgtttggagtgtggcaagagcttcagtcacagcagGAGGCTTACTATACATCGCACAATCCATACAGGGGAAAGGCCTTATAAATGTAAGGAGTGcggacagagcttcagtcagagcacacaccttacttcacatcaaaggatccacacaggggagaaaccatataaatgtcaggagtgtgggaaatgtttcaATCAGAGCACACATCTTACTTTGCATcgaagaatccacacaggggagaaaccttatcagtgtttggagtgtggaaaatccTTCAGTCAGAGACCACATCTTACtctgcatcaaagaattcacacagaggAGAAAATGTATAAATGTTcagagtgcggaaagagcttccacCGAAGTGACCATCTGACTTCACATCAAAGAGTAcacaccggggagaaaccttATCAGTGCCCACAGTGTGGAAAGCGCTTTAGTCGAAGTGCAatccttactaaacatcaaatcTCCCACAAAGTTGGAGAAACTCCCACTTGA
- the LOC133381257 gene encoding zinc finger protein 501-like isoform X1, producing MIILGLRFMPRHYPVFKDLSKEEELSEFENTSQSAKTLKDHLAFQLLVLFMDGAAIFFEAEGAPSDNVQRLLGQGVKQEDYQESLVGGLWERENEGEANTNIQDEPMRQQGRKVAVRDKRRNKSIASKGEDTHEIPVQQNVQEDERRNKCHVCGKIFCSKSRLKVHQRIHTEKRPYKCFECGKSFRQSGHLSQHQRMHTGEKRYKCLECGKSFSQSTYFILHKITHTGEKPFTCLECGKSFSHSRRLTIHRTIHTGERPYKCKECGQSFSQSTHLTSHQRIHTGEKPYKCQECGKCFNQSTHLTLHRRIHTGEKPYQCLECGKSFSQRPHLTLHQRIHTEEKMYKCSECGKSFHRSDHLTSHQRVHTGEKPYQCPQCGKRFSRSAILTKHQISHKVGETPT from the exons ATGATAATATTAGGTTTGAGGTTTATGCCCAGGCATTATCCAGTTTTCAAAGATCTGA gcaaggaagaggaatTATCAGAGTTCGAGAACACCTCCCAGTCTGCCAAAACCCTCAAG GATCATTTAGCGTTCCAGCTGTTGGTGCTGTTCATGGACGGGGCTGCTATCTTCTTTGAGGCAGAGGGAGCTCCGTCAGACAATGTGCAGAGGCTCCTGGGCCAGGGAGTCAAACAGGAGGATTACCAGGAGTCACTGG TAGGAGGATTGTGGGAAAGGGAGAATGAAGGGGAAGCAAACACCAATATTCAAGATGAACCAATGAGGCAGCAGGGAAGAAAAGTGGCAGTCAGAGATAAACGGAGGAATAAATCCATTGCCAGCAAAGGTGAGGACACCCATGAAATCCCAGTCCAACAAAACGTGCAGGAGGATGAGAGAAGGAACAAGTGCCACGTGTGTGGGAAAATATTTTGTTCTAAATCACGCCTTAAAGTAcatcagagaattcacacagAGAAGAGGCCAtataaatgttttgaatgtggaaagagttttagaCAGAGTGGACACCTTTCTCAGCATCAGAGAATGCACACCGGTGAGAAAcgatataaatgcttggaatgtgggaagagcttcagtcagagtacaTATTTTATTCTGCATAAAAtaacccacacaggtgagaaaccttttacatgtttggagtgtggcaagagcttcagtcacagcagGAGGCTTACTATACATCGCACAATCCATACAGGGGAAAGGCCTTATAAATGTAAGGAGTGcggacagagcttcagtcagagcacacaccttacttcacatcaaaggatccacacaggggagaaaccatataaatgtcaggagtgtgggaaatgtttcaATCAGAGCACACATCTTACTTTGCATcgaagaatccacacaggggagaaaccttatcagtgtttggagtgtggaaaatccTTCAGTCAGAGACCACATCTTACtctgcatcaaagaattcacacagaggAGAAAATGTATAAATGTTcagagtgcggaaagagcttccacCGAAGTGACCATCTGACTTCACATCAAAGAGTAcacaccggggagaaaccttATCAGTGCCCACAGTGTGGAAAGCGCTTTAGTCGAAGTGCAatccttactaaacatcaaatcTCCCACAAAGTTGGAGAAACTCCCACTTGA